In Papaver somniferum cultivar HN1 chromosome 1, ASM357369v1, whole genome shotgun sequence, a genomic segment contains:
- the LOC113320080 gene encoding uncharacterized protein LOC113320080, translated as MGRKKTKKKAAGDEQICRRRFGKWKCKNASSDNKLRFCEKHYKDYKVFEDFCRNRSKLPTKKKRSGDGEGEGCSATGVKTRVSKSRKKITDQSLDETGGIQPPTTDMECGSANVGTKKLHPDEQYCCQTGKGWRCKNFRMSHGADASVPKTNYCEKHYNYYAEYEKNLKKKKRSGGGGGADAGCSTATGPVEIRRSKRRKTATEEDETGEIQPATSDDTSNTIIEDGGSPKIGEKRKTVEKMERTGDLKSLTKIGEPVVVLESLEHYKSKCFELTLELEKQKMELEKKNVELEKQKLELEKKNAELETKKTAAEDENAVKYWRNKCSDLESLVLKMEAEIQPCVVKCLAFLIWTA; from the exons ATGGGGAGGAAGAAGACTAAGAAGAAGGCTGCAGGTGATGAACAGATCTGCAGAAGAAGATTTGGGAAATGGAAATGCAAGAATGCGAGCAGTGATAATAAACTAAGATTTTGTGAAAAACATTACAAAGATTACAAAGTTTTTGAAGATTTTTGTAGAAACAGGAGTAAACTTCCaaccaagaagaagagaagtggagatggtgaaggtgaaggtTGTAGTGCTACTGGTGTGAAAACTAGGGTctcgaaatcaaggaagaagataacGGACCAGTCCCTTGATGAAACAGGAGGAATTCAACCACCTACAA CTGATATGGAATGTGGTTCTGCCAATGTTGGGACGAAGAAGTTGCATCCAGATGAACAGTATTGTTGTCAAACTGGTAAAGGATGGAGATGCAAGAATTTTAGGATGAGTCATGGTGCTGATGCTAGTGTTCCTAAGACCAACTATTGTGAAAAACATTACAATTATTACGCAGAGTATGAAAAGAAtcttaagaagaagaagagaagtggaggtggtggaggtgcAGATGCAGGTTGTAGTACTGCTACTGGTCCTGTGGAAATTAGGCGCTCGAAACGGAGGAAGACGGCAACGGAAGAGGATGAAACAGGAGAAATTCAACCAGCTACGAGTGATGATACCT CTAATACAATCATAGAAGATGGTGGTTCTCCCAAAATTGGGGAGAAGCGGAAAACGGTGGAAAAAATGGAAAGGACTGGAGACCTaaaatcattaacaaaaattGGGGAACCTGTGGTTGTATTGGAGAGTCTTGAGCATTATAAAAGTAAGTGTTTTGAATTGACATTGGAACTTGAGAAGCAGAAAATGGAGCTTGAGAAGAAGAATGTGGAACTTGAGAAGCAGAAACTGGAGCTTGAGAAGAAGAATGCGGAGTTAGAAACTAAAAAGACTGCTGCTGAAGATGAGAATGCAGTTAAATATTGGAGAAACAAGTGTTCCGATTTGGAGAGTCTAGTCCTGAAGATGGAAGCTGAAATTCAACCATGCGTTGTGAAGTGTCTCGCGTTTCTAATTTGGACAGCCTAG
- the LOC113320091 gene encoding nuclear-pore anchor-like isoform X2 translates to MAAAGDEKLCRFKRNKCKKVRCDNDLQFCQKHYNLHINFFRNNPSIIKKRYHHLYESETLDLTKNNKEEEEMKNQQRSSILPPDEQRCCMNDGVEWRCKNFRMIKSFGADDNYKYCEKHFNMRQQRKKKRSRDDADEFDDCNSDIETRDSKCLKLRRKQEDDLTGGIQPSANHTSSDRIVGGGSAKIGAKTKKVERTERSGELKSSSGISEPVVETRDSKCLKRTKKQQLTEEDDRTGGIQSPTNHTSSDGIVGGGSTNIGTTRKEVETTSGELTSLTGIREPVIEMESLEHYKTKCIELSVELQKNKVEIEKMKLELEKKNLELDKKNVECTELQGNYEKKELELEKNKVELEKQKEELEKQKVEVEKKNVECTILQGKYAELEIRKTAAKDEDAVKYWKSKCSDLESLVQRMEIENSTLRCEASRLSNLESLVPRNGNESSIFGCEELCNSEKIEAEARGLQNEITQSGESCGGMEDSHVCGFKTKENVLNAYDVGVNKRHDSLSEFPIYSAMNISSGSLHLPSGGENVEERKGWGSSEERPSQHGSSSQVHLDISKEPFANSVSDDGGESLGSSEERPSQHGSSSQDHLDISKEPFANSVSDDGGESLGNSEDSDGSVDSKNSHRDLMDMLAMKYRNVNDEKGMKWKSEPELLSSFEEDPELCVKAVCALYRQEISEDEISPKGLYIHSDTLRCTTLAKFLMDEDCKGDLKKSVTELETLDSKAVDDCKKLARRYSMHLFDIYRNRRDPFFRPATTASHGD, encoded by the exons ATGGCGGCCGCTGGTGATGAAAAGCTTTGCAGATTCAAAAGAAACAAATGCAAGAAGGTGAGGTGTGATAACGATCTACAATTTTGTCAAAAACATTACAATCTTCACATCAATTTCTTCAGAAACAACCCTTCAATTATAAAGAAGCGTTATCATCATCTTTATGAGTCTGAAACTCTAGATCTAACCAAAAACAACAAGGAGGAGGAGGAAATGAAGAATCAGCAGCGGAGTTCAATCCTACCTCCAGATGAACAACGTTGTTGTATGAATGATGGAGTAGAATGGAGATGCAAGAATTTCAGAATGATAAAGAGTTTTGGCGCAGACGATAATTATAAATATTGTGAAAAACATTTCAATATGAGGCAGCAGCGTAAGAAGAAGAGAAGTAGAGATGATGCTGATGAATTTGATGATTGTAACAGTGATATAGAAACTAGGGATTCAAAATGCTTGAAACTCCGGAGGAAGCAGGAAGATGACCTGACAGGAGGAATTCAACCATCTGCTAATCATACCAGCT CTGATAGAATTGTAGGCGGTGGCTCTGCCAAAATTGGGGCAAAGACGAAGAAAGTCGAAAGAACGGAAAGGTCTGGAGAACTAAAATCATCATCAGGAATTAGTGAACCTGTTGTTGAAACTAGGGATTCAAAATGCTTGAAACGGACGAAAAAGCAGCAGCTAACGGAGGAAGATGACAGGACAGGCGGAATTCAATCACCTACTAATCATACCAGCT CTGATGGAATTGTAGGTGGTGGTTCTACCAATATTGGGACAACGAGGAAAGAAGTCGAGACGACGTCTGGAGAACTAACTTCATTGACAGGAATTAGGGAACCTGTAATTGAAATGGAGAGTCTGGAGCATTATAAAACTAAGTGTATTGAATTGTCTGTGGAGCTTCAGAAGAATAAAGTAGAGATTGAAAAGATGAAACTGGAGCTTGAGAAGAAGAATTTGGAGCTCGACAAGAAGAATGTGGAGTGCACTGAACTCCAGGGTAACTATGAGAAGAAGGAATTGGAGCTTGAGAAGAACAAAGTGGAGCTTGAGAAGCAGAAAGAAGAGCTTGAGAAGCAGAAAGTGGAGGTTGAGAAGAAGAATGTGGAGTGCACTATACTCCAGGGTAAGTATGCGGAGTTAGAAATTAGAAAAACTGCTGCTAAAGATGAGGATGCTGTTAAATATTGGAAGAGCAAGTGTTCTGATTTGGAGAGTCTAGTCCAGAGGATGGAAATCGAAAATTCAACATTGAGATGTGAAGCGTCTCGTCTTTCCAATTTGGAGAGCCTAGTCCCGAGGAATGGAAATGAAAGTTCAATATTTGGATGTGAAGAGTTGTGTAATTCTGAAAAGATTGAAGCCGAAGCACGGGGTTTGCAGAATGAAATTACTCAAAGTGGTGAAAGCTGTGGAGGGATGGAGGATTCTCATGTGTGTGGGTTTAAAACCAAAGAGAATGTGCTGAATGCGTATGATGTTGGCGTCAATAAACGTCATGATTCATTGTCTGAATTTCCCATATACTCTGCTATGAACATTTCTTCTGGAAGTCTGCATTTACCAAGTGGGGGTGAGAACGTTGAAGAAAGGAAGGGTTGGGGCAGTTCGGAAGAGAGACCATCTCAACATGGATCATCATCTCAAGTTCATTTGGATATAAGTAAGGAGCCTTTTGCTAACTCGGTTTCAGACGACGGTGGTGAAAGTCTTGGCAGTTCTGAAGAGAGACCATCTCAACATGGATCATCATCTCAAGATCATTTGGATATAAGTAAGGAGCCTTTTGCTAACTCGGTTTCAGATGACGGTGGTGAAAGTCTTGGCAATTCTGAAGATTCTGATGGTTccgttgattcaaaaaattctCATCGTGACCTTATGGACATGTTGGCGATGAAATATAGGAACGTGAATGACGAGAAAGGAATGAAATGGAAATCTGAGCCTGAATTGCTTTCTTCGTTTGAAGAGGATCCTGAGCTCTGTGTGAAAGCTGTGTGTGCTCTCTATCGACAGGAAATATCAGAAGACGAAATATCACCCAAGGGGTTGTACATTCACAGTGACACACTCAG GTGTACTACTTTGGCCAAGTTTCTGATGGATGAGGACTGTAAAGGTGACCTCAAGAAGTCTGTGACAGAGTTGGAGACATTAGATTCTAAAGCGGTTGATGACTGCAAGAAGCTGGCTAGGAGATACTCGATGCATTTATTCGACATCTACCGAAACAGAAGAGATCCGTTTTTCCGTCCAGCTACAACTGCCAGCCATGGAGATtaa
- the LOC113273167 gene encoding uncharacterized protein LOC113273167, whose translation MWNAFLYTPSVISSTRQAITVQVGDVFIIGIHVAYLTIDRRSLWEELAQLSELIAPWLVIGDFNMVLNNDEKKGGRNPLRISMQEFRDCLESCNLIQAPRSGIKFSWCNNRLGKKMILCDLDKAFFNIKWLEKYDGWCYKVGIRGTYDHGALLGGSSVLKPSNTPFRYQYVWSFHPGFLKVIKDSWEEQCDGNSAFNFSVSLKD comes from the coding sequence ATGTGGAATGCTTTTTTATATACTCCTTCTGTGATTTCATCAACAAGACAAGCCATAACAGTGCAAGTGGGTGATGTATTTATTATTGGTATACATGTTGCTTATTTAACCATTGACAGAAGATCTTTATGGGAAGAGTTAGCTCAGCTAAGTGAATTGATTGCACCTTGGTTAGTGATAGGTGATTTCAATATGGTGTTAAAtaatgatgagaagaagggtgGCAGAAATCCTCTTAGAATCTCAATGCAAGAATTCAGAGACTGTTTAGAATCCTGTAACCTTATCCAAGCTCCAAGGTCTGGAATCAAATTTTCTTGGTGTAACAATAGATTGGGTAAAAAGATGATATTATGTGATCTGGATAAAGCTTTTTTCAATATTAAGTGGCTGGAAAAGTATGATGGATGGTGTTATAAAGTTGGAATTAGGGGTACTTATGATCATGGTGCATTATTGGGTGGTAGTTCTGTCCTAAAACCATCTAATACACCATTTAGATACCAATATGTTTGGTCATTTCATCCTGGCTTCTTAAAGGTGATAAAAGACTCATGGGAGGAACAATGTGATGGAAATTCTGCTTTCAATTTCTCAGTAAGCTTAAAAGACTGA
- the LOC113320091 gene encoding uncharacterized protein LOC113320091 isoform X3, whose amino-acid sequence MAAAGDEKLCRFKRNKCKKVRCDNDLQFCQKHYNLHINFFRNNPSIIKKRYHHLYESETLDLTKNNKEEEEMKNQQRSSILPPDEQRCCMNDGVEWRCKNFRMIKSFGADDNYKYCEKHFNMRQQRKKKRSRDDADEFDDCNSDIETRDSKCLKLRRKQEDDLTGGIQPSANHTSSDRIVGGGSAKIGAKTKKVERTERSGELKSSSGISEPVVETRDSKCLKRTKKQQLTEEDDRTGGIQSPTNHTSSDGIVGGGSTNIGTTRKEVETTSGELTSLTGIREPVIEMESLEHYKTKCIELSVELQKNKVEIEKMKLELEKKNLELDKKNVECTELQGNYEKKELELEKNKVELEKQKEELEKQKVEVEKKNVECTILQGKYAELEIRKTAAKDEDAVKYWKSKCSDLESLVQRMEIENSTLRCEASRLSNLESLVPRNGNESSIFGCEELCNSEKIEAEARGLQNEITQSGESCGGMEDSHVCGFKTKENVLNAYDVGVNKRHDSLSEFPIYSAMNISSGSLHLPSGGENVEERKGWGSSEERPSQHGSSSQVHLDISKEPFANSVSDDGGESLGSSEERPSQHGSSSQDHLDISKEPFANSVSDDGGESLGNSEDSDGSVDSKNSHRDLMDMLAMKYRNVNDEKGMKWKSEPELLSSFEEDPELCVKAVCALYRQEISEDEISPKGLYIHSDTLRVGWNMKV is encoded by the exons ATGGCGGCCGCTGGTGATGAAAAGCTTTGCAGATTCAAAAGAAACAAATGCAAGAAGGTGAGGTGTGATAACGATCTACAATTTTGTCAAAAACATTACAATCTTCACATCAATTTCTTCAGAAACAACCCTTCAATTATAAAGAAGCGTTATCATCATCTTTATGAGTCTGAAACTCTAGATCTAACCAAAAACAACAAGGAGGAGGAGGAAATGAAGAATCAGCAGCGGAGTTCAATCCTACCTCCAGATGAACAACGTTGTTGTATGAATGATGGAGTAGAATGGAGATGCAAGAATTTCAGAATGATAAAGAGTTTTGGCGCAGACGATAATTATAAATATTGTGAAAAACATTTCAATATGAGGCAGCAGCGTAAGAAGAAGAGAAGTAGAGATGATGCTGATGAATTTGATGATTGTAACAGTGATATAGAAACTAGGGATTCAAAATGCTTGAAACTCCGGAGGAAGCAGGAAGATGACCTGACAGGAGGAATTCAACCATCTGCTAATCATACCAGCT CTGATAGAATTGTAGGCGGTGGCTCTGCCAAAATTGGGGCAAAGACGAAGAAAGTCGAAAGAACGGAAAGGTCTGGAGAACTAAAATCATCATCAGGAATTAGTGAACCTGTTGTTGAAACTAGGGATTCAAAATGCTTGAAACGGACGAAAAAGCAGCAGCTAACGGAGGAAGATGACAGGACAGGCGGAATTCAATCACCTACTAATCATACCAGCT CTGATGGAATTGTAGGTGGTGGTTCTACCAATATTGGGACAACGAGGAAAGAAGTCGAGACGACGTCTGGAGAACTAACTTCATTGACAGGAATTAGGGAACCTGTAATTGAAATGGAGAGTCTGGAGCATTATAAAACTAAGTGTATTGAATTGTCTGTGGAGCTTCAGAAGAATAAAGTAGAGATTGAAAAGATGAAACTGGAGCTTGAGAAGAAGAATTTGGAGCTCGACAAGAAGAATGTGGAGTGCACTGAACTCCAGGGTAACTATGAGAAGAAGGAATTGGAGCTTGAGAAGAACAAAGTGGAGCTTGAGAAGCAGAAAGAAGAGCTTGAGAAGCAGAAAGTGGAGGTTGAGAAGAAGAATGTGGAGTGCACTATACTCCAGGGTAAGTATGCGGAGTTAGAAATTAGAAAAACTGCTGCTAAAGATGAGGATGCTGTTAAATATTGGAAGAGCAAGTGTTCTGATTTGGAGAGTCTAGTCCAGAGGATGGAAATCGAAAATTCAACATTGAGATGTGAAGCGTCTCGTCTTTCCAATTTGGAGAGCCTAGTCCCGAGGAATGGAAATGAAAGTTCAATATTTGGATGTGAAGAGTTGTGTAATTCTGAAAAGATTGAAGCCGAAGCACGGGGTTTGCAGAATGAAATTACTCAAAGTGGTGAAAGCTGTGGAGGGATGGAGGATTCTCATGTGTGTGGGTTTAAAACCAAAGAGAATGTGCTGAATGCGTATGATGTTGGCGTCAATAAACGTCATGATTCATTGTCTGAATTTCCCATATACTCTGCTATGAACATTTCTTCTGGAAGTCTGCATTTACCAAGTGGGGGTGAGAACGTTGAAGAAAGGAAGGGTTGGGGCAGTTCGGAAGAGAGACCATCTCAACATGGATCATCATCTCAAGTTCATTTGGATATAAGTAAGGAGCCTTTTGCTAACTCGGTTTCAGACGACGGTGGTGAAAGTCTTGGCAGTTCTGAAGAGAGACCATCTCAACATGGATCATCATCTCAAGATCATTTGGATATAAGTAAGGAGCCTTTTGCTAACTCGGTTTCAGATGACGGTGGTGAAAGTCTTGGCAATTCTGAAGATTCTGATGGTTccgttgattcaaaaaattctCATCGTGACCTTATGGACATGTTGGCGATGAAATATAGGAACGTGAATGACGAGAAAGGAATGAAATGGAAATCTGAGCCTGAATTGCTTTCTTCGTTTGAAGAGGATCCTGAGCTCTGTGTGAAAGCTGTGTGTGCTCTCTATCGACAGGAAATATCAGAAGACGAAATATCACCCAAGGGGTTGTACATTCACAGTGACACACTCAG AGTTGGGTGGAACATGAAAGTTTAG
- the LOC113320091 gene encoding uncharacterized protein LOC113320091 isoform X1, whose protein sequence is MAAAGDEKLCRFKRNKCKKVRCDNDLQFCQKHYNLHINFFRNNPSIIKKRYHHLYESETLDLTKNNKEEEEMKNQQRSSILPPDEQRCCMNDGVEWRCKNFRMIKSFGADDNYKYCEKHFNMRQQRKKKRSRDDADEFDDCNSDIETRDSKCLKLRRKQEDDLTGGIQPSANHTSSDRIVGGGSAKIGAKTKKVERTERSGELKSSSGISEPVVETRDSKCLKRTKKQQLTEEDDRTGGIQSPTNHTSSDGIVGGGSTNIGTTRKEVETTSGELTSLTGIREPVIEMESLEHYKTKCIELSVELQKNKVEIEKMKLELEKKNLELDKKNVECTELQGNYEKKELELEKNKVELEKQKEELEKQKVEVEKKNVECTILQGKYAELEIRKTAAKDEDAVKYWKSKCSDLESLVQRMEIENSTLRCEASRLSNLESLVPRNGNESSIFGCEELCNSEKIEAEARGLQNEITQSGESCGGMEDSHVCGFKTKENVLNAYDVGVNKRHDSLSEFPIYSAMNISSGSLHLPSGGENVEERKGWGSSEERPSQHGSSSQVHLDISKEPFANSVSDDGGESLGSSEERPSQHGSSSQDHLDISKEPFANSVSDDGGESLGNSEDSDGSVDSKNSHRDLMDMLAMKYRNVNDEKGMKWKSEPELLSSFEEDPELCVKAVCALYRQEISEDEISPKGLYIHSDTLSGSKQFSCAWLHVQRAGKPAWKMAKVIQNYKLELRRTNSIIFSWFFVFIHYWHRLIFSLNRCTTLAKFLMDEDCKGDLKKSVTELETLDSKAVDDCKKLARRYSMHLFDIYRNRRDPFFRPATTASHGD, encoded by the exons ATGGCGGCCGCTGGTGATGAAAAGCTTTGCAGATTCAAAAGAAACAAATGCAAGAAGGTGAGGTGTGATAACGATCTACAATTTTGTCAAAAACATTACAATCTTCACATCAATTTCTTCAGAAACAACCCTTCAATTATAAAGAAGCGTTATCATCATCTTTATGAGTCTGAAACTCTAGATCTAACCAAAAACAACAAGGAGGAGGAGGAAATGAAGAATCAGCAGCGGAGTTCAATCCTACCTCCAGATGAACAACGTTGTTGTATGAATGATGGAGTAGAATGGAGATGCAAGAATTTCAGAATGATAAAGAGTTTTGGCGCAGACGATAATTATAAATATTGTGAAAAACATTTCAATATGAGGCAGCAGCGTAAGAAGAAGAGAAGTAGAGATGATGCTGATGAATTTGATGATTGTAACAGTGATATAGAAACTAGGGATTCAAAATGCTTGAAACTCCGGAGGAAGCAGGAAGATGACCTGACAGGAGGAATTCAACCATCTGCTAATCATACCAGCT CTGATAGAATTGTAGGCGGTGGCTCTGCCAAAATTGGGGCAAAGACGAAGAAAGTCGAAAGAACGGAAAGGTCTGGAGAACTAAAATCATCATCAGGAATTAGTGAACCTGTTGTTGAAACTAGGGATTCAAAATGCTTGAAACGGACGAAAAAGCAGCAGCTAACGGAGGAAGATGACAGGACAGGCGGAATTCAATCACCTACTAATCATACCAGCT CTGATGGAATTGTAGGTGGTGGTTCTACCAATATTGGGACAACGAGGAAAGAAGTCGAGACGACGTCTGGAGAACTAACTTCATTGACAGGAATTAGGGAACCTGTAATTGAAATGGAGAGTCTGGAGCATTATAAAACTAAGTGTATTGAATTGTCTGTGGAGCTTCAGAAGAATAAAGTAGAGATTGAAAAGATGAAACTGGAGCTTGAGAAGAAGAATTTGGAGCTCGACAAGAAGAATGTGGAGTGCACTGAACTCCAGGGTAACTATGAGAAGAAGGAATTGGAGCTTGAGAAGAACAAAGTGGAGCTTGAGAAGCAGAAAGAAGAGCTTGAGAAGCAGAAAGTGGAGGTTGAGAAGAAGAATGTGGAGTGCACTATACTCCAGGGTAAGTATGCGGAGTTAGAAATTAGAAAAACTGCTGCTAAAGATGAGGATGCTGTTAAATATTGGAAGAGCAAGTGTTCTGATTTGGAGAGTCTAGTCCAGAGGATGGAAATCGAAAATTCAACATTGAGATGTGAAGCGTCTCGTCTTTCCAATTTGGAGAGCCTAGTCCCGAGGAATGGAAATGAAAGTTCAATATTTGGATGTGAAGAGTTGTGTAATTCTGAAAAGATTGAAGCCGAAGCACGGGGTTTGCAGAATGAAATTACTCAAAGTGGTGAAAGCTGTGGAGGGATGGAGGATTCTCATGTGTGTGGGTTTAAAACCAAAGAGAATGTGCTGAATGCGTATGATGTTGGCGTCAATAAACGTCATGATTCATTGTCTGAATTTCCCATATACTCTGCTATGAACATTTCTTCTGGAAGTCTGCATTTACCAAGTGGGGGTGAGAACGTTGAAGAAAGGAAGGGTTGGGGCAGTTCGGAAGAGAGACCATCTCAACATGGATCATCATCTCAAGTTCATTTGGATATAAGTAAGGAGCCTTTTGCTAACTCGGTTTCAGACGACGGTGGTGAAAGTCTTGGCAGTTCTGAAGAGAGACCATCTCAACATGGATCATCATCTCAAGATCATTTGGATATAAGTAAGGAGCCTTTTGCTAACTCGGTTTCAGATGACGGTGGTGAAAGTCTTGGCAATTCTGAAGATTCTGATGGTTccgttgattcaaaaaattctCATCGTGACCTTATGGACATGTTGGCGATGAAATATAGGAACGTGAATGACGAGAAAGGAATGAAATGGAAATCTGAGCCTGAATTGCTTTCTTCGTTTGAAGAGGATCCTGAGCTCTGTGTGAAAGCTGTGTGTGCTCTCTATCGACAGGAAATATCAGAAGACGAAATATCACCCAAGGGGTTGTACATTCACAGTGACACACTCAG CGGGAGTAAGCAATTTTCTTGCGCGTGGCTGCACGTGCAAAGGGCAGGAAAGCCAGCCTGGAAAATGGCTAAAGTTATTCAGAACTACAAACTGGAATTGAGAAGAACCAACAGTATCATCTTTTCTTGGTTTTTCGTTTTCATACACTATTGGCATAGATTGATATTTTCTCTCAACAGGTGTACTACTTTGGCCAAGTTTCTGATGGATGAGGACTGTAAAGGTGACCTCAAGAAGTCTGTGACAGAGTTGGAGACATTAGATTCTAAAGCGGTTGATGACTGCAAGAAGCTGGCTAGGAGATACTCGATGCATTTATTCGACATCTACCGAAACAGAAGAGATCCGTTTTTCCGTCCAGCTACAACTGCCAGCCATGGAGATtaa
- the LOC113338809 gene encoding uncharacterized protein LOC113338809, translated as MVLLMMIILLLRQDTVKSITFFEKFKLAEVETRKTAARDEDAAEYWRNKCSDLETLVLALEIENLTMRYEDRPILRCQELHDSENFECEARGLQNEITQTGEKRRHGKNNRSKPNAETSCEGRKNSHVYESESEFPKYPVVSIPSGSVHLLDGGDSVEEGDGWCCLEERPSQHGSSSQAHDLEMSNKSFGDMVSDDGVGDSLGEPEDSNSFVDSNISLGDPTDNKDELDWKSPFINLL; from the coding sequence AtggtgctgctgatgatgatcatACTGCTCCTAAGACAAGATACTGTGAAAAGCATTACATTCTTCGAGAAATTTAAATTAGCAGAGGTAGAAACCAGAAAGACTGCTGCTAGAGATGAGGATGCAGCTGAATATTGGAGGAACAAGTGTTCTGATTTGGAGACTCTAGTCCTGGCGTTGGAAATTGAAAACTTAACAATGAGGTATGAAGATAGGCCAATATTGAGATGTCAAGAGTTGCATGATTCTGAAAACTTTGAGTGCGAAGCGCGGGGTTTGCAGAATGAAATTACTCAAACTGGTGAAAAGCGAAGACATGGTAAAAACAACAGGAGCAAACCTAATGCTGAAACCAGCTGTGAAGGGAGGAAGAACTCTCATGTGTATGAATCAGAGTCTGAATTTCCCAAGTACCCTGTTGTGAGCATTCCTTCTGGAAGTGTACATTTATTAGATGGGGGTGATAGTGTTGAAGAAGGGGATGGTTGGTGCTGTTTGGAAGAGAGACCATCTCAACATGGATCATCATCTCAAGCTCATGATCTGGAAATGAGTAACAAGTCATTTGGGGACATGGTCTCGGACGACGGAGTCGGTGATAGTCTTGGCGAACCTGAAGATTCTAATAGTTTTGTTGATTCAAACATTTCTCTTGGTGACCCTACGGATAACAAAGACGAACTGGATTGGAAATCTCCTTTTATTAACCTCCTCTAA